In the genome of Rhizobium sp. 007, one region contains:
- a CDS encoding amino acid adenylation domain-containing protein: MFIGSGTLAVRCTALAIEMGHAVRAVLSADTIFADWAARANISVVASVEELSTLLATEPVEWIFSVANPFLLPADVFGRARQGAFNYHDGTRYAGTHATSWALLAQESEHAITWHRIDDGVDTGEVAIQRQVLVTPADTALSLNLKCYEAAVEGFRALLTGLAAGELSTRPQALEDRSYFPRHRRPDAAGCLRWHRSAQDLSAMTRALDFGPYHPNPLCLPKVLAGDGFIPVRRLETLARRSGLPAGCLLEIQPSHWRVATGSEDVDVCFGSLDGQALDARALAMQVDLDVGDRLPVLSDDQARSLTAAHEEIAPSEDFWRQRLEQFKTVVPPFLSASETETPPRWQTSVWSIPDALAALSAIDRAEHLAIACLIYLARVTGESELQLGWRPAPNGSQAGWNALEALIASVVPMEVAIDLAHGFEDLRKVVAAEFARLTEHASFARDLVGRCPSLKGTEALRSQRPWPIGLTITTNSYSAADLPSSPGSETVPCGDLLTFEICALDGSFRWHFDANRLAPEQIDRMTQHLQNLVSGVMADADQPVGRIDILPAEERTYLLEELNRTAADYPSDLCIHALFEAQVQKAPDAVAVVHEDERLSYGELNQRANRLAHHLIGLGVKPDERIAICVERSPAMVVGVLAILKAGGAYLPLDPSYPSGRLRQVLADAAPRLLLCDAAGRKALGAEAIASLSVVDLSNGEHPWADQPADDPDPHALSLTPSHLAYVIYTSGSTGTPKGVMVEHRGLVNYLSWAREAYTPISSSVVSSSLAFDATITSLFAPLICGGYEHLISEGKETEDLKVELVLGRRLVKITPSHLDVLGQQLQSAGDASQVELFVIGGEALSSSTVERWRQIQPAARMVNEYGPTEAVVGCAFHDIPADLSASTNVPIGRPISNTRLYVLDDHGQPVPFGAVGELYIGGAGVARGYLNRPDLTAERFIASAFVEGDRLYRTGDLARYLPDGNLEFLGRNDEQVKIRGFRIEPGEIAARLLEHKLVAEAAVVARADVTGDKRLVAYVVAKTTDGPDDGDGAELAAALAPISVACCPTTWCRPPSCGYRRCR, encoded by the coding sequence GTGTTCATTGGCAGTGGTACGCTCGCTGTCAGGTGCACTGCGCTCGCAATCGAGATGGGCCACGCCGTTCGCGCGGTGCTATCTGCCGACACGATATTCGCCGATTGGGCGGCTCGCGCCAACATCTCGGTTGTAGCCAGTGTCGAAGAGCTCTCGACGTTGCTTGCCACCGAGCCGGTGGAGTGGATTTTTTCCGTAGCCAATCCGTTCCTATTGCCGGCCGATGTGTTCGGACGAGCCCGTCAAGGCGCTTTCAACTATCACGACGGAACGCGATATGCGGGGACGCATGCGACGTCCTGGGCGCTGCTGGCACAAGAGAGCGAACATGCGATCACCTGGCATCGGATCGATGACGGTGTTGATACTGGTGAGGTGGCGATTCAGCGCCAGGTGTTGGTGACGCCGGCCGACACGGCGCTGAGCTTGAACCTCAAATGTTACGAAGCGGCCGTCGAGGGTTTCCGCGCGCTTTTAACCGGCTTGGCGGCGGGCGAGCTCAGTACCCGTCCGCAGGCATTGGAAGACAGAAGCTATTTTCCGAGACATCGGCGCCCGGATGCGGCCGGCTGTCTGCGATGGCATCGCTCCGCGCAAGACTTGTCGGCGATGACGCGTGCCTTGGACTTTGGGCCGTATCATCCCAATCCATTGTGTCTGCCCAAGGTTCTCGCAGGGGATGGTTTTATCCCGGTGAGGCGCCTTGAGACGTTAGCGCGACGCTCGGGCCTTCCGGCCGGTTGCCTGCTCGAGATCCAGCCCAGCCACTGGCGCGTGGCGACGGGGAGTGAGGATGTCGATGTATGCTTTGGCAGCCTGGACGGTCAGGCTCTGGACGCGCGAGCGCTGGCAATGCAGGTCGATCTGGACGTAGGCGATCGCCTTCCGGTTTTGAGCGATGACCAGGCGCGCAGCCTGACGGCTGCACATGAGGAGATAGCGCCTTCAGAGGATTTTTGGCGACAGCGGCTTGAGCAGTTTAAAACAGTGGTGCCTCCTTTCCTGTCCGCGTCGGAAACGGAGACACCCCCCAGATGGCAGACAAGTGTGTGGTCCATTCCAGATGCTTTGGCTGCGCTGTCCGCCATTGACCGGGCGGAGCACCTGGCAATTGCGTGTTTGATCTATCTGGCCCGCGTTACTGGCGAATCGGAGCTGCAACTGGGGTGGAGGCCGGCGCCAAACGGATCGCAAGCTGGTTGGAACGCGCTGGAGGCGCTGATCGCTTCTGTCGTGCCGATGGAGGTTGCCATTGATCTTGCACATGGTTTTGAAGACCTGCGCAAAGTGGTGGCGGCGGAATTCGCTCGGTTGACCGAGCACGCGAGCTTTGCGCGCGATCTTGTCGGACGCTGCCCGTCCCTCAAGGGGACGGAGGCGTTGCGGTCGCAACGGCCCTGGCCGATCGGCCTGACGATTACCACAAACAGCTATTCTGCTGCTGATCTGCCTTCGAGCCCCGGTTCAGAGACCGTTCCTTGCGGTGATTTGCTGACATTCGAGATTTGCGCTCTGGATGGGAGCTTCCGCTGGCATTTTGACGCCAATCGATTGGCGCCGGAGCAGATCGATCGCATGACGCAGCATCTGCAAAACTTGGTGTCAGGTGTGATGGCCGATGCCGACCAGCCGGTCGGCCGCATCGACATTCTTCCGGCCGAGGAGCGGACCTATCTTTTGGAGGAGCTGAACCGGACGGCGGCCGATTATCCGTCGGATCTGTGCATCCACGCGCTGTTCGAGGCGCAGGTGCAAAAGGCGCCCGACGCGGTGGCGGTGGTCCACGAGGACGAGCGTCTGAGCTATGGCGAGCTCAATCAGCGCGCCAACCGGCTGGCCCATCATCTGATCGGGCTCGGCGTCAAGCCGGACGAGCGCATTGCGATCTGCGTCGAGCGCAGCCCGGCGATGGTGGTGGGGGTGCTGGCGATCCTCAAGGCCGGCGGCGCCTATCTGCCGCTCGATCCCAGCTATCCCTCCGGCCGGCTGCGGCAGGTGCTCGCCGATGCCGCGCCGCGGCTGCTGCTGTGCGATGCGGCCGGCCGCAAAGCGCTCGGCGCCGAGGCGATCGCAAGCCTGAGCGTGGTCGATCTCTCGAACGGCGAGCATCCCTGGGCCGACCAGCCCGCAGACGATCCCGACCCGCATGCCCTCAGCCTCACCCCCAGCCATCTCGCCTACGTGATCTATACCTCCGGTTCCACCGGAACGCCAAAGGGCGTCATGGTCGAGCATCGCGGACTGGTCAATTATCTGTCCTGGGCCCGCGAGGCTTACACGCCCATATCCTCCTCCGTCGTCTCCTCTTCGCTCGCCTTCGATGCTACCATTACCAGTCTGTTTGCGCCTCTAATCTGTGGTGGGTATGAACATCTCATATCCGAGGGAAAGGAAACCGAGGACCTTAAGGTAGAGCTAGTCTTAGGCCGCAGGCTGGTCAAAATCACTCCCAGTCATCTGGATGTTCTTGGGCAGCAACTGCAGTCGGCTGGAGATGCCAGTCAAGTGGAGCTGTTCGTCATTGGCGGCGAGGCATTGTCGTCTTCGACGGTCGAGCGCTGGCGTCAGATCCAGCCGGCTGCCAGAATGGTCAACGAGTATGGCCCGACGGAAGCGGTTGTCGGTTGTGCTTTCCATGACATCCCCGCAGACCTCTCCGCATCGACAAATGTGCCGATCGGGCGTCCGATATCGAACACGCGGCTTTATGTGCTTGACGACCATGGTCAGCCGGTTCCGTTCGGGGCTGTGGGCGAGCTCTATATCGGCGGTGCAGGCGTTGCGCGTGGCTACCTCAACCGACCGGATCTGACGGCGGAGCGGTTTATCGCCAGTGCCTTTGTCGAGGGCGATCGTCTCTATCGGACCGGCGACCTGGCGCGCTACCTGCCGGACGGCAATCTGGAGTTCCTGGGCCGCAACGACGAGCAGGTGAAGATCCGCGGCTTCCGCATCGAGCCGGGCGAGATCGCCGCGCGGCTGCTGGAGCACAAGCTAGTCGCCGAGGCGGCCGTGGTGGCGCGCGCGGATGTGACCGGCGACAAGCGGCTTGTCGCCTATGTGGTTGCGAAGACGACGGACGGGCCGGACGACGGCGATGGCGCCGAGCTCGCCGCCGCGTTGGCGCCCATCTCGGTGGCCTGCTGCCCGACTACATGGTGCCGGCCGCCTTCGTGCGGCTATCGGCGCTGCCGCTGA
- a CDS encoding IS6 family transposase — protein MILNAIAEKLKRQSKDDFKGRHFEAWLIVQAVTWYLRYPLSYRDLEEMFRERGFEVDHSTINRWVLAYAPLIEKRLRQFRRPHCGSVRIDETYVKIRGKWRYLYRAIDKHGNPVDFLPTAKRDLDAAKRFFRKMLKDEPLMSPEKIGTDGANTFPSTIKTAVDDGLLHPNPVHYVTKHLQQGIECDHFRVKKNMPKIGGFQSFNTPRRTIAGFEAMLWLRKGFGFTGDWTVNDQNDLIGCLFGLQKLNKA, from the coding sequence ATGATTTTAAATGCCATTGCTGAGAAACTGAAGCGACAATCGAAGGATGACTTCAAAGGGCGGCATTTCGAGGCATGGCTCATCGTCCAAGCCGTGACTTGGTATCTGAGGTATCCACTGAGCTACCGGGACTTGGAAGAAATGTTCCGAGAGCGTGGCTTCGAGGTCGACCACAGTACCATCAATCGCTGGGTCCTTGCCTACGCGCCGCTGATCGAGAAGCGGCTCCGTCAGTTCCGCCGACCCCATTGTGGCTCAGTGCGGATCGATGAGACCTACGTCAAGATCCGCGGAAAGTGGCGTTATCTGTACCGCGCCATCGACAAGCATGGAAACCCGGTCGACTTCTTGCCGACCGCAAAGCGCGACCTCGATGCCGCGAAGCGATTCTTCCGTAAAATGTTGAAGGATGAGCCTTTGATGTCGCCAGAGAAGATCGGCACAGACGGCGCCAACACCTTCCCGTCAACGATTAAGACAGCCGTTGATGATGGGCTATTGCATCCGAATCCGGTCCACTATGTCACCAAGCACCTCCAACAAGGCATCGAGTGCGACCACTTCCGGGTGAAGAAGAACATGCCAAAAATCGGCGGCTTCCAATCCTTCAATACGCCACGCCGAACGATTGCTGGTTTCGAAGCGATGCTCTGGCTAAGGAAGGGTTTCGGCTTCACCGGCGATTGGACCGTCAACGATCAGAACGATCTGATCGGGTGCCTTTTCGGACTTCAAAAGCTTAACAAAGCGTGA
- the ligD gene encoding non-homologous end-joining DNA ligase, which produces MAKVPRPPRSKPLLADESSQLQSRRVRKRQPALPFDPMPDRVEPALALLKQRPPAEGYAWEVKWDGYRIHVHVEAGRIRVLTRGGYDWSHRFPTIADAARELGPASMILDGEACVFDEQGRSDFNLLQSSLGAVGRRSGNLVSPATMMAFDLIHFDGHDLRGLEYRSRRHLLEDLLQGKESAIRLSEEIDADPVELLDHACRLGLEGIVGKNRDSVYRSGKTGDWIKCKCVQSEAFFIVGYEPSVGAFGGFSSLLLAAYRGDHLTYVGSVGTGFKERASLVLRTTIDKLLWRRKQPPVPYSCKRKVVWIQPTLIAEIEYRAWTSDNKLRNASYKGLREVQDNAEVYRLDENEGT; this is translated from the coding sequence ATGGCAAAAGTCCCGCGTCCGCCTCGCTCGAAACCGCTCCTCGCTGATGAGAGCAGCCAGCTTCAAAGTCGCCGTGTCCGGAAACGGCAACCCGCCCTGCCCTTCGATCCCATGCCGGATCGAGTGGAACCGGCCCTGGCTTTGCTGAAGCAACGTCCACCGGCAGAAGGGTACGCCTGGGAAGTCAAATGGGACGGGTATCGAATTCACGTCCACGTCGAGGCCGGTCGAATCCGTGTTCTAACGAGAGGCGGATACGACTGGTCGCATCGATTTCCCACAATTGCTGACGCGGCTCGAGAACTGGGACCTGCGTCAATGATTTTGGATGGCGAGGCCTGCGTGTTCGATGAACAAGGCCGCTCGGATTTCAACTTGTTACAATCCAGTCTGGGCGCGGTCGGCCGACGGAGCGGCAACCTCGTATCGCCCGCAACCATGATGGCCTTCGACCTGATCCATTTCGACGGCCACGATCTGCGAGGGCTGGAATACCGCTCTCGCCGCCATCTGCTCGAAGACCTGCTGCAGGGCAAGGAAAGCGCGATCCGGCTTTCTGAGGAGATCGACGCTGATCCTGTCGAGCTGCTGGACCACGCCTGCAGGCTGGGCTTGGAAGGGATCGTTGGGAAGAATCGCGATAGCGTTTACCGATCCGGCAAAACCGGCGACTGGATCAAATGCAAATGCGTCCAGAGCGAAGCATTCTTCATCGTCGGGTATGAGCCCTCCGTCGGCGCTTTCGGCGGCTTCAGTTCCCTGCTGCTTGCGGCCTATCGAGGCGATCATTTGACCTACGTGGGCAGCGTAGGAACTGGATTCAAGGAGCGAGCGTCGCTCGTGCTACGGACCACCATAGACAAGCTGCTGTGGAGGAGAAAGCAGCCGCCGGTTCCATACTCGTGCAAGCGGAAGGTCGTATGGATTCAGCCGACGCTCATCGCGGAGATTGAGTACCGGGCTTGGACCTCAGATAACAAGTTGCGCAATGCATCCTACAAAGGCTTGCGGGAGGTGCAGGACAATGCCGAGGTCTACCGCCTGGATGAAAACGAGGGAACATGA
- a CDS encoding IS5 family transposase: MDPRRSECTLTTRATAQFSSILDRATRVWPFGATRTSSNSLRNRPLPDGPLHVLVDSTGLKMYGAGQWLEEKHGARSRRKWRKLHLAVDANSGEIIAHKLTDQNTDDPSQVEPLLSQIDGGIDQFTADGAYDGKPTYRSVLQHSATASVVIPPRSTAVESGDTGPPGQRDKHIATIAKDGRLKWQAATGYGKRALIETAIGRYKASIGRRLRARSFAAQQVEVAIGCAVLNRMLACGRPDSVRCQVRQT; this comes from the coding sequence ATGGATCCACGCCGTTCGGAGTGCACATTGACGACGCGAGCCACCGCACAATTCTCTTCAATCTTGGACCGGGCGACAAGGGTATGGCCATTTGGCGCAACCAGGACATCCTCGAACAGTTTGCGAAACCGGCCCCTGCCGGATGGTCCGCTGCATGTGCTGGTCGACAGCACGGGATTGAAAATGTACGGCGCCGGGCAATGGCTTGAGGAGAAACATGGCGCAAGGTCACGCCGCAAATGGCGCAAACTCCATCTGGCAGTGGATGCCAATAGTGGCGAGATCATTGCTCATAAGCTGACCGATCAGAACACGGATGATCCTTCACAGGTGGAGCCGTTGCTCAGCCAGATCGACGGCGGGATCGACCAGTTCACAGCCGACGGAGCCTATGACGGCAAGCCAACCTATAGGTCTGTCCTGCAGCACAGTGCCACCGCGAGCGTCGTCATTCCACCGCGTTCGACGGCGGTTGAAAGCGGTGACACCGGGCCGCCCGGTCAAAGGGACAAGCACATAGCGACGATCGCAAAAGACGGGCGGCTGAAATGGCAGGCAGCCACCGGCTATGGCAAGCGGGCGCTGATCGAAACCGCCATCGGGCGATACAAGGCTTCAATCGGACGACGCTTGCGAGCTCGTTCGTTCGCAGCTCAGCAGGTGGAGGTCGCCATCGGTTGCGCCGTTCTCAACCGAATGCTGGCATGCGGACGCCCGGACTCTGTCCGCTGCCAGGTTAGGCAGACATAG
- a CDS encoding IS5 family transposase, translating to MPHNFNADRRDKIAKQKYQVTNWPAYNESLRQRGDLTIWVKDEALSLWTARRRTSRGGQPKYSDLAITLCLTLRVVYGLALRQTQGLMRSVAALMGFDIAVSDFSTLSRRSKGLALPSTKSRATTSGPVHLVVDSTGLKVFGEGEWLENKHKTKAKRKRWRKLHLGLNLVSGEIVCSDLTVDDVGDPTALPGLLDQIGGPVEKFIADGAYDGTPTRDLLATRFGEIVEVIIPPPKTAVASPQSVLVPSVRDRHIAKIQTKGRMAWQKSTGYNKRSRARLYARNPKDHGSRSCC from the coding sequence ATGCCGCACAATTTCAATGCCGATCGGCGGGACAAGATTGCCAAGCAGAAATATCAGGTGACGAATTGGCCGGCATATAATGAAAGCCTGCGTCAACGTGGTGATTTGACCATCTGGGTGAAGGATGAGGCCCTGTCTTTATGGACGGCGCGGAGGCGGACATCGCGGGGTGGTCAGCCGAAATACTCGGATCTGGCGATTACGTTGTGCTTGACGCTGCGCGTCGTCTACGGGCTGGCGCTACGCCAGACCCAAGGCTTGATGCGCAGTGTCGCGGCGCTGATGGGGTTCGATATTGCCGTGTCTGACTTCTCCACCCTGTCTCGCCGGAGCAAAGGGCTGGCGTTGCCGTCGACAAAGTCCCGAGCCACAACATCAGGTCCGGTCCATCTGGTTGTCGACAGCACCGGCTTGAAGGTCTTCGGCGAGGGCGAGTGGCTGGAAAACAAGCACAAAACCAAGGCCAAACGCAAAAGATGGCGCAAACTGCACCTTGGTCTCAATCTTGTCAGTGGTGAGATTGTTTGTTCCGATCTGACCGTGGATGATGTCGGCGATCCGACAGCGTTACCAGGACTTCTGGACCAGATCGGTGGCCCCGTCGAGAAGTTCATTGCCGACGGCGCCTATGATGGAACGCCAACCCGAGATCTTCTGGCGACACGCTTTGGTGAGATCGTGGAGGTCATTATCCCACCTCCCAAGACTGCCGTTGCCAGCCCTCAATCGGTGCTGGTTCCATCTGTCCGCGATCGCCATATTGCAAAAATCCAGACCAAAGGGCGGATGGCATGGCAGAAATCCACCGGCTACAACAAGCGCAGTCGCGCGCGTCTCTATGCACGTAATCCGAAGGATCACGGGTCGCGATCATGTTGCTGA
- a CDS encoding class I SAM-dependent methyltransferase — protein MRENSYIIHGGSQGRERMRLVAEVLWPGTLAFLAHATPMAGKRVLDLGCGGGDVTLELARFAGSDGCVLGLDFDPVKVAIAQDEATVAGLTNVRYCVGDAQSPDIFGILGAPFDIVYARCFLSHLTEPDAVLRHIRDALAPNGQLLVEDVDFGNSFCTPKSWAFDLYVDLYQRAARRRGADPEMGASLGQRLASAGFKVARRSWTQPTGCERKIKLLSALSLEAIAESVVVDGVVSSDIVSSAVDELYRLAEDSTTVMSTPRIVQVSGTCQP, from the coding sequence GTGAGAGAGAATTCCTACATAATTCATGGTGGTTCTCAGGGCCGGGAGCGGATGCGGCTCGTCGCTGAGGTCCTGTGGCCCGGGACACTCGCATTCCTGGCGCACGCCACACCGATGGCGGGGAAGCGTGTCCTGGACCTCGGATGCGGCGGCGGCGACGTCACTCTCGAGCTCGCCCGGTTCGCGGGATCAGACGGGTGTGTCCTCGGCCTTGATTTCGACCCCGTCAAAGTCGCCATAGCGCAGGATGAAGCCACCGTCGCCGGCTTAACGAATGTTCGGTATTGCGTTGGTGATGCACAGTCGCCAGACATTTTTGGAATCCTAGGCGCGCCTTTCGACATCGTTTATGCACGTTGTTTTCTCTCTCACCTCACTGAGCCCGATGCGGTTCTCAGGCACATCCGCGACGCTCTCGCGCCCAATGGCCAGCTCCTGGTCGAGGACGTTGATTTCGGCAACTCTTTCTGCACCCCAAAGTCATGGGCCTTCGATCTTTACGTGGATCTCTACCAGCGTGCGGCCCGTAGGCGTGGCGCCGATCCGGAAATGGGAGCGAGCCTCGGTCAACGGTTGGCGTCGGCGGGGTTCAAGGTTGCCCGTAGATCGTGGACGCAGCCCACGGGTTGTGAACGCAAGATTAAGCTGCTGTCGGCGTTGAGCTTGGAGGCAATAGCCGAATCCGTCGTCGTCGACGGCGTGGTAAGCTCCGACATTGTGTCAAGTGCTGTCGACGAACTTTATCGATTGGCGGAGGATAGCACGACGGTCATGTCGACTCCGAGGATCGTGCAGGTCAGTGGAACCTGCCAACCGTAG
- a CDS encoding IS6 family transposase, which translates to MSEVARDPLYRRHRFPAEIIAHAVWLYFRFPLSLRMVEDMLAARGIIVTHQTVRSWAEKFGRHFAREIKRRSAGCLGDKWHLDECVVAINGKKQWLWRAVDQDGFVLEVLVQSRRNAKAAKRLMRKLLKAQGRTPRVMITDKLRSYDAARRDLMPGVEHRSHKGLNNRAENSHQPTRRRERTMKRFKSARQLQRFVSIHDPIANLFHFPRNTLSSAQYRDCVTPPCNLEQNRVCRRSLTAVPASYRCINPLITLQCHPTSPSNSSSTLPIT; encoded by the coding sequence ATGTCAGAAGTTGCTCGTGATCCGCTTTATCGTCGCCACCGCTTTCCCGCCGAGATCATTGCGCACGCGGTATGGCTCTACTTTCGCTTTCCGCTCAGCCTGCGCATGGTTGAGGACATGCTGGCGGCCCGCGGCATCATCGTCACGCATCAGACCGTTCGAAGCTGGGCGGAGAAATTCGGACGGCATTTCGCCCGGGAGATCAAGCGACGGTCGGCCGGCTGCCTGGGCGACAAATGGCATCTCGACGAATGTGTGGTGGCGATCAATGGCAAGAAGCAGTGGCTCTGGCGTGCCGTCGATCAGGACGGCTTCGTCCTCGAAGTGCTGGTGCAAAGCCGCCGAAATGCCAAGGCGGCAAAGCGCCTGATGCGCAAGTTGCTGAAGGCTCAAGGGCGGACACCACGGGTCATGATCACCGACAAGCTCCGGTCCTATGATGCCGCCAGGCGCGACCTCATGCCCGGTGTCGAACACCGGTCGCACAAAGGCCTCAATAATCGAGCGGAAAATTCGCACCAGCCGACCCGACGACGCGAAAGGACCATGAAACGCTTCAAGTCGGCACGCCAGCTTCAGCGGTTCGTTTCCATCCATGATCCGATTGCCAACCTGTTCCACTTTCCCCGCAATACGCTGTCATCGGCTCAATATCGAGACTGCGTAACGCCGCCATGCAATCTGGAACAAAATCGCGTGTGTCGCCGCAGCCTGACAGCCGTCCCCGCCAGCTATCGCTGCATCAATCCGCTGATAACTTTACAGTGCCATCCAACATCTCCCAGCAACAGCTCGTCGACCTTGCCCATCACCTGA